One window of the Niallia circulans genome contains the following:
- a CDS encoding S8 family serine peptidase: MLQKTLGILLFIPLLLSHLTMAASLKTPNLPSQNSNEVQIAIVHTKKNYAEQEIDRLLSRYPDLKRRYIFTEVFSGFSVEGPVYELEKLKQSESVNQVSKVQTYMAEAEDPVEIIGADEIRNYLGKSLDHISGKGIKIGVIDTGIDYQHPDLAKNYRGGYDFVDKDKDPMETKGLGNKDTFHGTHVAGIIAANGKIKGVAPNATIYAYRALGPGGSGTTEQILAAIDRAVRDKVDIINLSLGSDVNGPDLPISLALNEVVKKGIIAVAAAGNAGPAEWTVGSPGTAAKAISVGATTPNIHTPFFTINDKKIALTNMENSKEWKGMASIPLASGGIGKKQQLTNAKGKLVLIERGELTFTEKVQNAYEAGAVGVLIFNNLPGAFQGMLEKEVPIPVAGITKEEGEFIKKTIQKKKIYVTIEKKWEKDILADFSSRGPVTSTWEIKPDVLAPGVVINSTVPDGYMALQGTSMAAPFVAGACALLLEVHPDWGPEEVKAALMNTAKSVKNRQNVTYKVYEQGAGRIQVDQAVDANILIMPGSIRFGKYKLVKEKNQYKAYITIKNAGKRKEKISFDFPKGKRGISWKLPLSFTIKPGEKKNIPIIMNIDDNLFNRKLQDGIIRVRAGGKLIELPYLYVLEEPDYPRIMGFDFHKKNGESCYEYETYLPTGAEEFGIALFREDTLQFVRFLDWKKEVKRGRLKGEFALTKVEEAGTYRMKIFAKKAGKEDMLEKILKIK, translated from the coding sequence ATGCTACAAAAAACACTCGGAATTCTCCTCTTTATACCACTATTACTATCACATTTAACAATGGCAGCATCTTTAAAAACTCCAAATCTTCCCTCGCAAAATTCCAATGAAGTTCAAATTGCTATTGTGCATACAAAGAAGAATTATGCCGAACAAGAAATCGATCGGCTGCTTAGCCGATATCCTGATTTAAAAAGAAGATATATTTTTACAGAGGTATTCAGTGGTTTTTCTGTGGAAGGACCGGTATATGAACTTGAAAAATTAAAACAAAGCGAAAGCGTGAACCAAGTCTCAAAGGTTCAGACTTATATGGCAGAAGCAGAAGACCCAGTTGAAATAATAGGAGCAGATGAAATTAGGAATTACTTAGGCAAGTCATTAGATCATATTAGTGGCAAAGGAATAAAAATAGGGGTCATCGATACAGGGATAGATTATCAACATCCTGATTTAGCCAAAAATTATCGGGGTGGCTATGATTTCGTGGATAAGGACAAGGACCCGATGGAAACAAAAGGGTTAGGGAATAAAGATACTTTTCATGGAACTCATGTTGCTGGAATTATTGCAGCAAACGGAAAAATCAAAGGAGTTGCTCCGAACGCAACAATTTATGCCTATAGAGCATTAGGTCCAGGTGGTTCTGGAACAACAGAACAAATATTAGCAGCAATCGATAGAGCTGTCAGAGATAAAGTTGATATTATCAATTTATCATTAGGCAGTGATGTGAACGGCCCAGATTTGCCAATTAGTCTGGCTTTAAATGAAGTCGTTAAGAAGGGGATAATTGCGGTTGCAGCAGCTGGAAACGCTGGCCCGGCCGAATGGACAGTTGGCTCTCCAGGAACAGCAGCTAAAGCCATTTCCGTTGGCGCTACCACGCCAAATATCCATACTCCTTTTTTCACCATAAATGATAAGAAAATTGCCTTAACAAATATGGAGAACAGTAAAGAATGGAAGGGGATGGCATCTATTCCATTAGCAAGCGGTGGAATAGGAAAGAAGCAGCAGTTAACGAATGCAAAAGGAAAGTTAGTATTAATAGAAAGAGGAGAATTGACATTTACTGAAAAAGTGCAGAATGCCTATGAGGCTGGGGCGGTCGGGGTATTAATATTTAATAACTTGCCCGGAGCATTTCAAGGAATGCTAGAAAAAGAAGTCCCTATACCAGTAGCAGGAATTACAAAGGAGGAAGGAGAATTTATAAAGAAGACTATTCAAAAAAAGAAAATATATGTAACCATCGAAAAAAAGTGGGAAAAGGATATACTGGCAGATTTTAGCTCGCGTGGACCTGTTACAAGTACATGGGAAATTAAACCAGATGTTCTCGCGCCTGGAGTTGTGATAAATAGCACAGTTCCAGATGGATATATGGCTTTACAGGGAACGAGTATGGCAGCTCCGTTTGTTGCTGGAGCCTGTGCGTTATTGTTGGAAGTGCATCCTGACTGGGGTCCGGAAGAAGTAAAAGCGGCTTTAATGAATACCGCAAAGTCAGTCAAAAATAGACAAAATGTGACATATAAAGTGTATGAGCAGGGAGCGGGTCGAATTCAAGTTGACCAAGCCGTAGATGCCAATATTTTAATTATGCCAGGTAGTATTCGTTTCGGAAAATATAAATTAGTAAAAGAAAAGAATCAATATAAAGCGTATATCACTATTAAAAATGCAGGGAAAAGAAAGGAAAAAATATCTTTTGATTTTCCCAAAGGAAAGCGCGGGATTAGCTGGAAACTTCCTCTTTCTTTTACAATAAAACCAGGAGAAAAGAAAAATATTCCAATAATAATGAATATCGATGATAACCTTTTCAATAGGAAACTGCAAGATGGTATAATTAGAGTGAGGGCAGGCGGAAAATTAATTGAATTACCCTATTTATATGTATTGGAAGAACCAGATTATCCAAGAATTATGGGATTCGATTTTCACAAGAAAAATGGAGAAAGCTGTTATGAATATGAGACCTATTTGCCGACTGGTGCTGAAGAATTTGGAATTGCTCTTTTTAGAGAAGATACATTACAATTTGTCCGGTTTCTAGATTGGAAAAAAGAAGTAAAAAGAGGTCGGTTAAAAGGTGAATTTGCCCTAACAAAAGTAGAAGAAGCAGGGACATATCGAATGAAAATATTTGCCAAAAAAGCTGGGAAGGAGGACATGCTTGAAAAAATTCTAAAAATAAAATAA
- the upp gene encoding uracil phosphoribosyltransferase, whose translation MAKVYVFDHPLIQHKLTYIREKQTGTKEFRELVDEVATLMAFEITRDMPLEEIEIDTPVARTKSKVLSGKKLGIVPILRAGIGMVDGVLKLIPAAKVGHIGLYRDPKTLKPVEYYVKLPSDVEERDFIVVDPMLATGGSAIEAIHSLKNRGGKNIKFMCLIAAPEGVEALKEAHPDVDIYIAALDEKLNEKGYIIPGLGDAGDRLFGTK comes from the coding sequence GTGGCAAAAGTATATGTATTTGATCACCCATTAATTCAGCATAAACTTACATACATCAGAGAAAAACAAACAGGTACGAAGGAATTTAGGGAGTTAGTAGACGAAGTGGCTACTTTAATGGCTTTTGAAATTACTCGTGATATGCCATTAGAAGAAATTGAAATTGATACACCGGTCGCAAGAACAAAATCAAAAGTTCTTTCAGGTAAAAAACTGGGTATCGTTCCTATCCTGCGTGCTGGTATCGGAATGGTGGATGGGGTTCTAAAATTAATCCCTGCTGCGAAAGTTGGACATATTGGATTATATCGTGATCCTAAAACATTAAAGCCAGTGGAATACTATGTTAAGTTACCTTCGGATGTCGAAGAAAGAGATTTTATTGTTGTAGACCCAATGCTTGCTACTGGTGGTTCTGCAATTGAAGCAATTCACTCTTTAAAAAATAGAGGCGGAAAAAATATTAAATTTATGTGCTTAATCGCAGCTCCTGAAGGGGTAGAGGCATTAAAAGAGGCACACCCAGATGTAGATATCTACATTGCGGCACTAGATGAAAAATTAAATGAAAAAGGTTATATTATACCAGGTCTAGGAGACGCTGGAGACCGATTATTTGGTACAAAATAA
- the glyA gene encoding serine hydroxymethyltransferase → MKHLAEQDELVFKAIQQELGRQRAKIELIASENFVSEAVMEAQGSVLTNKYAEGYPAKRYYGGCEYVDIVEDIARDRAKEIFGAEHVNVQPHSGAQANMAVYFTILEHGDTVLGMNLSHGGHLTHGSPVNFSGVQYNFVEYGVDKETHYINYEDVREKALAHKPKLIVAGASAYPREIDFAKFREIADEVGAYLMVDMAHIAGLVAAGLHQNPVPYADFVTTTTHKTLRGPRGGMILCKEEYAKKIDKSIFPGIQGGPLMHVIAAKAVAFGEALQADFKDYAENIIANAKRLASGLQKEGLNLVSNGTDNHLLLVDLQSLGLSGKVAEHVLDEVGITVNKNTIPYDPASPFVTSGIRIGTAAVTSRGFSLEDMDEIASIIGFTLKNHEDAEKLAEAAKRVTALTSKFELYKEL, encoded by the coding sequence ATGAAGCATTTAGCGGAGCAAGATGAACTGGTTTTTAAAGCAATACAACAAGAATTAGGACGCCAAAGAGCGAAGATTGAATTGATTGCATCAGAAAACTTTGTTAGTGAAGCGGTAATGGAAGCGCAAGGATCTGTATTAACTAATAAATATGCAGAAGGTTATCCTGCTAAACGTTATTATGGTGGATGTGAATATGTAGATATTGTCGAGGATATTGCTCGTGATCGTGCGAAGGAAATCTTCGGTGCGGAACATGTAAACGTACAACCGCATTCAGGTGCGCAAGCAAATATGGCTGTTTATTTTACCATTTTAGAGCATGGAGATACTGTGTTAGGAATGAATTTGTCACACGGTGGGCATTTAACACACGGTAGCCCTGTTAATTTTAGTGGTGTTCAATATAATTTCGTGGAGTATGGTGTGGATAAAGAAACACATTATATTAACTACGAAGATGTTCGTGAAAAAGCGTTGGCTCATAAACCAAAATTAATCGTAGCTGGAGCAAGTGCATATCCACGTGAAATCGATTTTGCGAAATTCCGTGAAATTGCTGATGAGGTTGGAGCATACTTAATGGTGGATATGGCTCATATAGCTGGTTTGGTTGCTGCAGGCTTACATCAAAATCCAGTTCCTTATGCTGATTTTGTTACTACTACAACACATAAAACTTTACGTGGGCCACGTGGAGGAATGATTCTATGCAAAGAGGAATATGCCAAGAAGATTGATAAATCTATTTTTCCAGGAATTCAAGGTGGTCCGTTGATGCATGTAATTGCAGCAAAGGCTGTTGCGTTCGGGGAAGCATTGCAAGCTGATTTTAAAGATTATGCAGAGAATATTATTGCAAATGCAAAGAGGTTAGCAAGTGGTCTGCAAAAAGAAGGATTAAACTTAGTGTCGAACGGTACGGATAATCATTTATTATTAGTTGACCTTCAATCATTGGGTTTATCTGGAAAAGTGGCAGAGCATGTATTGGATGAAGTGGGGATTACTGTAAATAAAAACACAATTCCTTATGATCCAGCAAGTCCTTTTGTGACAAGTGGAATCCGCATTGGAACAGCAGCGGTAACATCTCGTGGCTTTAGTTTAGAGGACATGGATGAAATAGCATCTATTATTGGGTTTACACTTAAAAACCATGAAGACGCTGAGAAGTTAGCAGAAGCTGCCAAAAGAGTAACAGCATTAACAAGTAAATTTGAATTGTACAAGGAACTATAA
- a CDS encoding TIGR01440 family protein, which produces MNEETLKLKEQLQTILTEYQEQAQLKEQQLFVIGCSTSEVIGQKIGTAGTVDVASLIFEECQKFQQQAGISLAFQCCEHLNRALVVERKVMLARNLPEVSVVPVRHAGGAMATFAFQQMEDPVVVEFIQADGGIDIGDTFIGMHLKHVAVPIRTSLKELGNAHVTLAKSRPKLIGGPRAVYENTKENLSC; this is translated from the coding sequence TTGAATGAGGAAACACTTAAGCTAAAGGAGCAGTTACAAACGATTCTAACGGAATATCAAGAACAGGCACAGCTGAAAGAACAGCAATTATTTGTGATTGGCTGCAGTACAAGTGAAGTTATCGGCCAAAAGATTGGTACCGCGGGAACGGTAGATGTCGCTTCCTTAATTTTTGAAGAATGCCAAAAATTTCAGCAGCAAGCAGGGATTTCGCTTGCTTTTCAATGCTGTGAACATTTAAACCGAGCTTTAGTAGTCGAAAGAAAAGTAATGTTAGCAAGGAACTTACCGGAAGTTTCTGTTGTACCGGTGCGTCATGCCGGTGGAGCTATGGCCACTTTTGCTTTTCAGCAGATGGAAGATCCGGTGGTCGTAGAGTTTATTCAGGCAGATGGCGGAATCGATATTGGCGACACCTTTATTGGTATGCACTTAAAGCATGTTGCTGTACCAATCAGAACCTCGCTGAAGGAACTAGGAAATGCTCATGTCACACTGGCGAAATCCCGTCCTAAATTAATTGGTGGTCCAAGAGCTGTATATGAGAACACAAAAGAAAATCTTTCTTGTTAA
- a CDS encoding methyl-accepting chemotaxis protein — translation MGTKGQYKFSLRKKLALFITILAIITYSTSAFFMYILYPVIESKIAISSVIFNIVTLVLGIFWSGFLGFLAAGFIIKPLKRLEQSALKAAHGDISQDAEVSKSDDEIKSLGLAFNHMLFNLRDMVQSIENNFNKTNETVKRISAESDNALEQTLAISNSVGEIAGGAEMSAQSVQASAESVEESMNIALSVEEKANMSKSISGQMSEKLIETNTVVRSLVDGMMELAVENTHSLKSVQNLEIHSKEIEEVLKLVGEIASQTNLLALNASIEAARAGEHGAGFSVVAEEVRRLADESGKAVEGIAEIIRNMQTEVKNVVTQITNQVENAQEKAETGKKTNLIFNEMNETTNKMIDATADITELIHKQKQQIYETTQQSQEVAAIAEETAAGAQQVTNIADNQTALIRKVDGLALELQAHAEELQQTICRFQIKE, via the coding sequence GTGGGAACAAAGGGGCAGTATAAGTTTAGTTTACGAAAGAAATTGGCGCTATTTATTACGATTCTTGCGATTATTACGTATTCAACAAGTGCTTTTTTTATGTATATTCTCTATCCAGTCATTGAAAGCAAAATCGCCATTAGTTCCGTTATTTTTAATATTGTCACCTTAGTATTAGGTATATTTTGGTCTGGTTTTTTGGGCTTTTTGGCGGCGGGGTTTATTATTAAACCGTTAAAGCGATTGGAACAAAGTGCATTAAAAGCCGCACATGGAGATATAAGCCAAGATGCGGAAGTTTCAAAATCAGATGATGAAATTAAATCTTTAGGATTAGCCTTTAATCATATGCTTTTTAATTTACGCGACATGGTTCAAAGTATTGAAAATAATTTTAACAAAACAAACGAAACAGTAAAACGGATTTCTGCTGAATCGGATAATGCACTGGAGCAAACATTAGCAATTTCTAATTCGGTTGGAGAAATTGCTGGGGGGGCTGAAATGTCTGCACAAAGTGTACAAGCATCAGCAGAGTCTGTGGAAGAATCAATGAATATCGCTCTTAGTGTGGAAGAAAAAGCGAATATGTCCAAATCTATTTCCGGACAAATGTCTGAAAAGTTAATAGAGACAAATACAGTAGTTCGTTCCTTGGTGGATGGGATGATGGAGTTGGCAGTAGAAAATACGCATTCCTTAAAGTCTGTGCAAAATTTAGAAATTCACTCTAAAGAAATTGAAGAAGTGTTAAAGCTTGTTGGAGAAATTGCCTCACAGACGAATTTATTAGCATTAAATGCTTCTATTGAAGCTGCACGAGCTGGAGAACATGGTGCTGGCTTTAGCGTGGTTGCTGAAGAAGTAAGAAGACTTGCTGATGAGAGTGGTAAAGCAGTAGAAGGAATTGCGGAGATTATCCGTAATATGCAGACAGAAGTTAAAAATGTCGTCACGCAAATTACAAACCAAGTCGAGAATGCCCAAGAAAAAGCGGAAACAGGGAAGAAAACGAATTTAATTTTCAATGAAATGAATGAAACTACAAATAAAATGATAGATGCAACAGCTGATATAACCGAATTGATTCATAAGCAAAAACAGCAAATTTATGAAACAACTCAGCAATCGCAAGAAGTTGCAGCGATTGCGGAAGAAACGGCTGCCGGAGCACAACAGGTAACGAATATTGCGGATAATCAAACGGCACTTATTCGCAAGGTGGATGGATTAGCATTGGAATTACAAGCGCATGCAGAAGAATTGCAGCAAACCATTTGTCGTTTTCAAATTAAAGAATAG
- a CDS encoding low molecular weight protein arginine phosphatase, giving the protein MIRILFVCTGNTCRSPMAEAILKHKFSADVEVKSAGVYAVDGSAASLQAQEVLSEKGIQHNHFSTMVTKELIDWANYIFTMTKGHKNMLVSAYPSSIEKTFTIKEYAEDDLNGDVSDPFGGTVSMYRDTYEELEILIDKIMEKITKSEW; this is encoded by the coding sequence ATGATTCGCATATTGTTTGTTTGTACAGGTAACACGTGCAGAAGTCCAATGGCAGAAGCTATTTTAAAGCATAAATTTTCTGCTGATGTCGAAGTCAAATCCGCTGGAGTCTATGCGGTAGATGGTAGTGCTGCATCTTTGCAGGCGCAGGAGGTTCTTTCTGAAAAGGGAATCCAGCATAACCATTTTTCCACAATGGTCACAAAAGAGTTAATAGACTGGGCGAATTATATATTCACTATGACAAAAGGACATAAAAATATGCTTGTGTCAGCATATCCATCCTCCATTGAGAAAACGTTTACGATAAAAGAATATGCAGAGGATGACCTGAATGGGGATGTGAGTGATCCTTTTGGAGGGACTGTTTCGATGTATCGAGACACATATGAAGAATTAGAAATCTTGATAGATAAAATAATGGAAAAAATAACAAAAAGTGAGTGGTAA
- a CDS encoding manganese efflux pump MntP family protein: protein MSAVVGELFTLILMAFALGMDAFSVGLGMGMFQLRLKQIAKIGFIIGVFHVIMPLLGMITGKFLSENFSEIAGYIGGALLVILGIQMIWTGFKEVETSRITPAGLGLLLFAVSVSLDSFSVGLSLGIYQARTVVVLLCFGISAMVLTWLGLLIGRKVQGWLGSYGEMLGGGILLIFGIKLLISL from the coding sequence ATGTCTGCAGTCGTAGGAGAACTTTTTACACTTATTTTAATGGCATTTGCTTTAGGAATGGATGCATTTTCGGTTGGGCTAGGGATGGGGATGTTTCAATTAAGATTAAAGCAAATCGCAAAAATCGGTTTTATAATTGGGGTTTTTCATGTAATAATGCCTTTGCTGGGGATGATTACAGGGAAGTTTCTTTCGGAAAATTTTAGTGAAATAGCCGGATATATAGGTGGAGCACTTCTGGTTATATTAGGAATTCAAATGATTTGGACAGGATTTAAAGAAGTGGAGACAAGTCGCATTACGCCGGCTGGTCTCGGCTTGCTTCTATTTGCGGTTAGTGTTAGTTTGGACAGCTTCTCCGTTGGTTTAAGTCTAGGAATATATCAGGCAAGAACAGTAGTGGTTCTGCTTTGCTTTGGAATTAGTGCGATGGTGCTGACGTGGTTAGGCTTACTAATTGGAAGAAAAGTACAGGGTTGGTTAGGCTCCTATGGAGAAATGCTTGGAGGAGGAATCCTTCTTATTTTTGGAATCAAGCTGCTTATTAGTTTATAG
- a CDS encoding L-threonylcarbamoyladenylate synthase, with the protein MKTNYWSVDKNVDKEESYSQIKQAADLLRKNEVVAFPTETVYGLGGNAKEDSAISKIFAAKGRPSDNPLIIHIAKREQLDELVEKVPETAEKLMDAFWPGPLTIIFEKKNGVLSELSTAGLSTVGIRMPNHPVALQIIEQSALPIAAPSANRSGKPSPTKAIHVKEDLDTYIAGIVDGGSTGVGVESTVVDCTDEKVMILRPGGITKEQLESVVGEVKVDQALTDTEIKPKSPGMKYTHYAPNAPLFLVDGSKEKIQLLIEEEKQKGHRVGVLTTEENKVFYQADFIYACGERQDLSTVAADLYDGLRSFDHQQVDIIFGEIFPTEGVGQAVMNRLMKAASHQVIK; encoded by the coding sequence ATGAAGACAAATTATTGGTCAGTGGATAAAAATGTGGATAAAGAGGAAAGTTATTCACAAATAAAACAAGCTGCTGATCTTTTAAGAAAAAATGAGGTGGTTGCGTTTCCGACAGAAACGGTTTATGGCCTTGGGGGAAATGCAAAAGAAGATTCCGCCATTTCAAAAATATTTGCTGCTAAAGGAAGACCGTCTGACAATCCGCTTATCATCCATATTGCAAAACGAGAGCAATTAGATGAATTAGTTGAAAAAGTGCCGGAGACAGCGGAGAAATTAATGGATGCCTTCTGGCCGGGACCACTTACGATTATTTTCGAAAAGAAAAATGGGGTGTTATCGGAGTTGTCGACTGCTGGTCTTTCTACAGTAGGGATTCGAATGCCTAATCACCCTGTTGCATTACAGATTATTGAGCAATCAGCCCTGCCCATTGCAGCTCCAAGTGCTAACCGTTCTGGGAAACCGAGTCCTACGAAAGCAATTCATGTGAAAGAAGATTTAGATACATACATTGCCGGAATAGTGGATGGTGGTTCCACAGGAGTAGGTGTAGAGTCTACTGTTGTGGATTGTACGGATGAGAAAGTAATGATTCTCCGCCCAGGAGGCATTACAAAAGAACAACTAGAAAGTGTTGTTGGCGAAGTGAAAGTTGATCAGGCGCTGACTGATACGGAAATAAAACCAAAGTCACCTGGCATGAAATATACTCATTACGCTCCCAATGCGCCATTGTTTTTAGTCGATGGTTCTAAGGAGAAAATTCAATTACTAATAGAAGAAGAAAAACAAAAGGGACATAGAGTCGGTGTCTTAACTACAGAGGAAAATAAAGTATTCTATCAAGCTGATTTTATTTATGCTTGTGGTGAGCGACAGGATCTATCTACGGTAGCCGCTGATCTATATGATGGTTTGCGAAGCTTTGATCATCAGCAAGTGGATATTATTTTCGGAGAAATTTTTCCGACAGAGGGTGTTGGACAAGCTGTTATGAACAGACTGATGAAAGCTGCTTCCCACCAAGTAATAAAATAG
- a CDS encoding GNAT family N-acetyltransferase, producing the protein MHIIRQAEIGDLERIAAFLTNAEVTVEGLQEWLDYFLLMEAEADQTLIGTIGIEPFGKTGLLRSMVLSKGNVEDILFLIQQALKLAKDKDLDAIYCKVHNPHSMQLFRLLGFQAIEEENIPAAMKESNTVKNVYTVDKSHFMYIPMNIVDK; encoded by the coding sequence ATGCATATCATTCGACAAGCAGAAATAGGAGATTTAGAAAGAATTGCTGCTTTTTTAACAAATGCAGAAGTGACAGTAGAAGGGTTGCAAGAATGGCTGGACTACTTTTTGCTTATGGAAGCGGAAGCTGATCAAACTCTGATAGGCACAATTGGAATAGAACCTTTTGGGAAAACAGGATTACTGCGTTCGATGGTTCTTTCTAAAGGAAATGTGGAAGATATATTGTTTTTAATACAGCAAGCGTTAAAATTAGCGAAGGATAAAGACCTGGATGCTATCTATTGTAAGGTTCATAATCCGCATTCCATGCAATTATTTCGTTTATTAGGATTTCAAGCGATAGAAGAAGAAAACATTCCAGCAGCAATGAAAGAGTCGAATACTGTAAAAAACGTTTACACTGTTGATAAGTCACATTTTATGTATATTCCGATGAATATTGTGGATAAATAG
- a CDS encoding sigma-54 interaction domain-containing protein: MFTDSQMKIETSFTILSDNEKISTLTEVLADYSYVIIESEQLFTIGNEEQYLLAAVRNNQTIKDWLEVSNILPSEVIAVQDIKRENLSWLRPVIIKTQNEFQGIVTAAARIQALQKENKYLATYFETLAETMNDAVTAVDSDGTVFYWNSVAEDTYQITKAAIIGKKIGEHFETDSIQLHRILKEGNPIRGTYHHPNEHTHVLINASPVLVDNKIIGGISTEHDITKLIHLNQELDSTTSIYVQKDEPFSSILSSSKEVKRAVEMAQKIASAEIPVLISGETGTGKEQLAQAIHYGGSKRKNQFLSLNCSTVPKDLVEMELFGYQKMTFNAGDPEEIEGKIEQAESGTLFIEEVDKMPLAVQEKLLHYMTERSFTRVGGEQQKKPATRLILSSTQPLGELVRKGEFNEKLYYQISVVHIEIPPLRNRKEDIPHLVNSFIKMYNEKYQKNIIKINEQAMHIVCSYDWPGNIKELKNVIEHSVLVCEGNRELTLEHIPAEIVEKYKVSIRGERGNREDNEMERIEEALKKTYGNKSAAATLLGISRGTLYNKIKEFGLK; this comes from the coding sequence ATGTTTACAGATTCACAAATGAAGATTGAAACTTCATTTACCATCCTCTCAGACAACGAAAAAATTAGCACGCTAACAGAGGTGTTAGCAGATTATTCCTACGTTATTATTGAAAGTGAGCAGCTATTTACGATTGGAAATGAAGAGCAATACCTTTTAGCAGCTGTAAGGAATAATCAAACAATAAAAGATTGGCTAGAAGTAAGTAATATATTACCTTCAGAGGTAATTGCTGTACAGGATATAAAGAGAGAAAATCTAAGTTGGTTAAGACCAGTCATTATAAAGACACAAAATGAATTTCAAGGGATTGTAACTGCAGCAGCAAGAATCCAAGCTTTACAAAAGGAAAATAAATATCTCGCTACTTATTTTGAAACACTTGCAGAGACAATGAATGATGCTGTAACAGCAGTAGATAGTGATGGAACCGTTTTTTACTGGAATAGTGTAGCAGAAGATACCTATCAAATTACAAAAGCAGCGATTATCGGCAAAAAAATTGGCGAGCATTTTGAAACAGATTCGATTCAATTGCATCGTATTTTAAAAGAAGGCAATCCGATTAGAGGAACGTATCATCACCCAAATGAACATACACATGTGTTAATTAATGCTTCACCTGTTCTTGTAGATAATAAAATAATCGGTGGCATTTCAACAGAACATGATATTACGAAGCTAATACACCTAAATCAAGAATTAGATTCGACTACCTCTATATATGTACAAAAAGATGAGCCTTTTTCTTCTATTTTATCAAGCAGCAAAGAAGTGAAAAGAGCGGTTGAAATGGCACAAAAAATAGCCTCGGCTGAAATACCTGTTCTTATATCTGGAGAAACAGGTACCGGAAAAGAACAGCTAGCGCAAGCGATTCACTATGGGGGATCGAAAAGAAAGAATCAGTTTTTATCGTTAAATTGTTCCACTGTTCCAAAAGATTTGGTGGAGATGGAACTGTTTGGATATCAGAAAATGACTTTTAATGCAGGAGATCCAGAAGAAATAGAAGGAAAGATAGAACAGGCTGAGTCAGGGACACTCTTTATCGAAGAAGTAGATAAAATGCCTTTAGCCGTTCAGGAAAAACTTTTGCACTATATGACAGAGCGATCCTTTACTAGGGTTGGTGGGGAGCAGCAGAAAAAGCCAGCAACAAGACTTATTTTATCTTCTACCCAGCCTCTAGGAGAGTTAGTAAGAAAAGGGGAATTTAACGAAAAGCTTTATTACCAAATTAGCGTTGTCCATATTGAAATTCCTCCCCTCCGCAACCGAAAAGAAGATATACCGCATTTAGTTAATAGTTTTATAAAGATGTACAATGAAAAATATCAGAAAAACATAATAAAAATAAATGAACAAGCAATGCATATTGTATGTTCATACGATTGGCCAGGTAATATAAAAGAGTTGAAGAATGTGATAGAGCATAGTGTATTAGTATGTGAGGGGAATAGAGAATTAACGCTTGAACATATCCCGGCAGAAATTGTGGAAAAGTATAAGGTTTCTATTCGGGGTGAAAGAGGGAATAGGGAAGATAACGAAATGGAACGAATAGAAGAAGCGCTCAAAAAAACCTATGGAAATAAGAGTGCTGCAGCAACATTGCTAGGAATATCAAGAGGAACGCTATATAACAAAATAAAAGAATTTGGCCTTAAGTAA